The proteins below come from a single Ptychodera flava strain L36383 chromosome 6, AS_Pfla_20210202, whole genome shotgun sequence genomic window:
- the LOC139134548 gene encoding F-box only protein 7-like: protein MRLRVRLGSRTENVIIEDDQHLLNFIGTVATTFGLEAGTFVVTLNGRDALTGDENTTLKDLDIVSGDLIRIAVKDEESLATSSQDLQKPPEERHNLRAKSCEKDRKSETGSVQMCKDESKSEGRNMQPDIHQSEAYLEQVVMETEMKLSEKIFEPMLCREATDTTVPFRLEKLFTDNNPINTNEALCIVLHVLMLESGFQSIIKRADQPSTSKASDDNVAHQMDNSEELVAHEEFVVMPADWRNPMDTYSLKYTHAACEGAVCNITCVPIGHHLFIHGKIQNCKGTQCQLKLRPADYVRLSPNHNAVETYNQLSHLSRVFKDSISYSLLAAMRTEVGQPPLHGLLALMAEIQLKILNLLDVKSLVAVSCVCRHLHVLANDSALWRLLYLRDFGKCNTSTSETNWKKLYIMKYTQMMESRRRILQPQPLLPHPHGVFPSFHPPIPPMCPPGFRGGDYDRDPFAVNPFNRYQPPDLPRIPGPRFDPLNPLPNQPLVPGHRSGGIQNSRGNPTFPNPRRPQMFGRGGGLGGFF from the exons ATGAGACTTAGAGTAAGACTTGGATCGAGGACAGAAAACGTCATAATTGAAGACGATCAACATCTATTAAATTTCATTGGCACAGTCGCAACCACATTTGG GTTAGAAGCCGGTACATTTgtagttaccttgaatggaagGGATGCCTTAACTGGAGATGAAAATACAACTTTAAAAGACCTTGATATCGTATCAGGAGATTTGATAAGAATTGCAGTTAAGGATGAAGAAAGTTTGGCTACTTCATCACAAGACCTACAAAAACCACCAGAGGAAAGACACAACCTGAGGGCAAAATCCTGTGAAAAAGACAGGAAATCAGAAACAGGGTCTGTGCAAATGTGTAAAGATGAAAGCAAATCAGAGGGAAGAAATATGCAACCTGACATTCATCAGAGTGAGGCTTATCTAGAAcaagttgtcatggaaacagaaATGAAGCTTTCAGAAAAGATATTCGAGCCAATGTTGTGCAGGGAGGCTACTGATACTACTGTGCCATTCAGATTGGAAAAGTTGTTCACTGACAACAACCCTATCAACACCAATGAAGCTCTTTGCATCGTCTTACATGTCCTTATGTTAGAAAGCGGTTTCCAGTCCATT ataaaaagAGCAGACCAACCAAGTACATCTAAAGCAAGTGATGACAATGTTGCTCATCAAATGGACAACTCTGAAGAATTGGTTGCACATGAGGAATTTGTTGTGATGCCAGCTGATTGGAGGAATCCAATGGATACATATAGCTTGAAATATACCCATGCAGCCTGTGAGGGTGCTGTGTGCAACATCACTTGTGTTCCAATAGGACACCATCTTTTTATACATG gtaaaattcaaaattgtaaagGAACACAGTGTCAGCTCAAATTAAGACCAGCAGATTATGTCAGATTGTCACCAAACCACA ATGCTGTTGAAACATACAATCAACTTTCACATCTATCTAGAGTTTTCAAAGACAGCATCAGCTACAGCCTGCTGGCAGCAATGAGAACAG AAGTAGGTCAACCACCATTGCATGGTCTGCTTGCTCTGATGGCAGAAATCCAG CTGAAGATACTAAACCTACTGGATGTAAAGAGTCTAGTTGCTGTGTCCTGTGTGTGTCGTCATTTGCATGTACTGGCAAATGATAGTGCACTGTGGAGATTACTCTACCTACGTGACTTTGGCAAGTGTAATACCAGTACTTCAGAAACAAATTGGAAGAAG CTTTACATTATGAAGTACACTCAGATGATGGAATCTCGTAGAAGAATACTCCAACCACAGCCACTCTTACCTCATCCCCATGGAGTTTTCCCATCATTCCATCCACCTATTCCTCCAATGTGTCCACCTGGATTCAG AGGAGGAGATTATGACAGAGACCCATTTGCTGTCAATCCTTTCAACCGATATCAACCACCAGATCTACCCAGAATTCCAGGTCCAAGATTTGATCCACTGAATCCCTTGCCAAATCAGCCACTTGTTCCGGGTCATAGAAGTGGCGGCATTCAAAATTCCAGAGGCAATCCAACATTTCCCAATCCAAGAAGACCTCAAATGTTTGGCAGAGGAGGCGGTTTAGGTGGATTTTTTTGA